In Mycteria americana isolate JAX WOST 10 ecotype Jacksonville Zoo and Gardens chromosome 5, USCA_MyAme_1.0, whole genome shotgun sequence, one DNA window encodes the following:
- the GPR65 gene encoding G-protein coupled receptor 65: MNNTTKCHDDHTLDKYLFPFVYSIVMMISIPTNCISLYAFCIQMRKKNELAVYLFSLSLADLLYSLILPLWIDYAWNGDNWRLSALLCQISAFLMYMNFYTSTAFLACISIDRYLALVHPLKLQHLRTRRFSLMVSIIVWILESILNLAILVKKEVFNDPCNSTNHLLCYDKYPLELWQAQINLFRICSGYLVPFIIIVFCYHKIYQVVRYNQATVDEEKKKVRKLILNITVTFIVCFTPYHVILLIRSIKEPYTTDPQLLQLMYKVYRITQALTSLNCIADPILYCFVSETAQTDILNLLRHCLCLRKCKGDQEKDRALCSSATKSSALITYRTSCETETVKNA; encoded by the coding sequence ATGAACAACACTACTAAGTGCCATGACGATCACACCCTGGATAagtatttgtttccatttgtgTACAGCATTGTGATGATGATCAGTATTCCCACCAACTGCATATCACTCTATGCATTTTGCATTCAGATGAGGAAAAAGAATGAGTTAGCTGTCTACCTCTTCAGCCTATCCCTGGCTGACCTTTTGTACTCTCTGATTCTGCCTCTGTGGATTGATTATGCCTGGAATGGTGATAACTGGAGGCTCTCTGCCTTGCTTTGTCAGATTTCTGCCTTCCTTATGTATATGAATTTCTACACCAGCACGGCGTTCCTTGCTTGTATCTCCATTGACAGGTACCTGGCATTAGTTCACCCCTTGAAGCTCCAGCACTTGCGCACAAGAAGATTTTCATTGATGGTCAGCATAATTGTTTGGATTCTGGAAAGCATCTTGAATTTAGCCATATTGGTGAAGAAAGAAGTATTCAATGATCCTTGCAATTCCACTAATCATCTGTTATGCTATGATAAATACCCCCTGGAATTGTGGCAGGCACAGATAAATTTATTCCGGATATGCTCAGGGTACCTGGTCCCTTTCATAATCATCGTGTTTTGCTACCATAAAATCTACCAAGTAGTGAGGTATAATCAAGCCACagtagatgaagaaaagaaaaaagtgaggaaacttATTCTGAATATCACAGTTACTTTCATTGTTTGCTTCACTCCTTATCACGTTATATTGCTTATTCGCAGCATCAAAGAACCTTACACCACTGACCCACAGCTTTTGCAGTTGATGTATAAGGTTTACAGAATCACACAGGCCTTAACAAGTTTGAATTGCATTGCTGATCCCATTCTTTACTGCTTTGTGAGTGAAACTGCACAAACAGACATACTGAATTTGCTCAGGCATTGCTTGTGCCTACGAAAGTGTAAGGGAGACCAAGAAAAAGACCGTGCTCTGTGCAGTTCTGCTACAAAGAGCAGTGCACTGATCACCTACAGAACTTCCTGTGAAACGGAGACTGTCAAAAACGCTTGA